The genomic segment GCCCGCCTTCGCGGTGCCGCGAACCGGTGGCGGCTGGCTCCCCACCCCGCCCCCACCGTCCGTGGCGTACCTTCTCGGCGTAGCCGCCGCGGCCGGTCGGCAGCCCGGCGACTTCGTCGTGTCGCGCATTCTGGAATCGCAAGAACTCGGCGCCGCGCGCCAGTTCCCGCCGATCGGCAAGGGTCGGCATTGGGTCCTTCATTACCGGTGCGACGTGTTCGGGCCGGACGGACCGTACACCATTTACGTCGATCGCAACGCGATCGTTCGTGTGCCGTAAACCGTATTTGCCGCGCCGGCGCCCCCGGCGCTCACCTCCCGGCCCACACCTGGCACAACTCGACGACCACGCGCACGGCGGCTTCCATCTCTTCGAGGCAGGTCCACTCCAGCGGCGAGTGCGGGTTGTGCTCGCCGGTCGAAAGGTTCGGCGTCGGCAGCCCCTTCTCGGTCAGTTGCGAGCCGTCTGTGCCGCCGCGGATGATCTTGTGCTTCGGCTCCAGACCCGCGCGGCGGGTCGCCTCCGCTGCGTACGTGATCGCCTGCGGCAGCTTTGCGATACCGTCCCGCATGTTGCGGTACTGCTTCCGCACGTCCACCTGAACTTTCGCTTCCGGGTAGTCGCGCTCCACCTGTCGGCCGATTTCGCGCAGCAGGTCCGCCTGGACAGCGAGCTGCGCCGTGTCGAAGTCGCGGAGCAGGAAGCCGACCTTCACCTGGCCGGTGCCGCCCTCGATCGTCAGCGGGTGCAGGAACCCGTCGCGACCGTCGGTCGTTTCCGGGCTCATTCGCCGCTTCGGGAGCCGGTCGATAAACATTGCCGCGAGCCGCACCGCGTTCACCATCCGCCCCTTCCCGATGGACGGGTGGATGTTCACGCCGGTGATCGTGACGGTCGCGGCGTCGGCGGAGAACGTCTCGTCCTCGATCTCGCCGCTGCCCGCGCCGTCGAGCGTGTACGCGGCCACCGCGCCGATCTGGGCCGGTTCGAGGTGCTTCACACCGAACCCGATCTCTTCGTCGCAGGTGAAGACGATGCGCACCGGGCCGTGCGGGATCTGCGGGTTCGCCACGAGGGTGCGGGCGGCGTCCATGATGACGGCGAGCCCGGCCTTGTCGTCGGCGCCCAGGAGCGTGGTGCCGTCGGTGGTGACGATCGTCTTGCCGATGAGCCCGTTCAGTTCCGGGTTGTCACTCACCCGGATCACCTTTGAGGGGTCTTTCGGGAGGACGATGTCGCCGCCCGCGTAGCCGCGGATGACCTGCGGGTCCACGTCCTTGCCCGAGTTCTCCGGGTTGGTGTCGATGTGGGCGTTGAACGCGATGGTCGGGGCGCCGGGCACGTTTCCGGGCACCGTCGCGAACACGAGGCCGTGTTCGTTCTGCACCGCGTCAGCCAGACCGAGGGCGAGCAGTTCGTCGCGGAGCACCCGGCCCAGCACGAGCTGGCCGGGCGAACTCGGGTAGGTGGACGATTTCTCGTCCGCCTTGGTGTCGATGCGGACGTACCGGAGGAACCGATCGAGGAGCGTGTCCGTGGGAACAGACATTGACGACTTCACCACAAAGGCACAAAGACCGCACAAAGGGCCACAAAGAACAAGAGTATCAATTCACTTCTTCTTCGTGGCCCTTTGTGCGGTCTTTGTGCCTTTGTGGTGAAACCTGCCTTTTGCTCCGTTTCCGCTTCGCCGCGAGCCCTTTCACGCCGATCTTCGGGCACAGGTCCGCGATCGCGCAGGCTTCGCACCGGGGCTTGCGCGACAGGCACACCTTGCGGCCGTGCATGATGAGCCGGCCGCTGAAGTGCAACCACTCCGCCCGCGGCACGATCTCCGCCAGCGCGAGTTCGACCTTCACGGGGTCGCGGTGGCGCGTGAGGCCGAGCCGGCGCGACAGCCGGCCGACGTGCGTATCGACGGTGATGCCGGGCGTTTCGAACGCGTGACCCAGGACCACGTTCGCGGTCTTGCGGCCCACGCCGGGGAGCGTGACGAGGGCGTCGAGCGCGCCGGGCACGTCCCCGCCGAAGCGGTTGACGATCTCGACGCAGCACGCCCGGATGTTCTTCGCCTTGTTCTTGTAGAACCCGCTCGGCTTCACGAGCCGTTCCAGCTCCTTGATGTCACACTCCGCGAAGTCGCGCGCGGACGGGAACCGGGCGAACAGGGCCGGCGTGATCTGGTTCACCCGCGCGTCGGTACACTGCGCCGAGAGGATGACCGCGACGAGCAATTGGAGCGGCGTTTCGTAGTTCAGCCCCTCGAACTCGGGGTAGAGCGGCGCGAGCCGGGCGTTGATCGGCCCGACGCGCTCGTGCGCGGGCGGCAGTTTGAGTGATTCGTCCATGTCAGGCGACCCGACGGAGTGCGGGCTCGAGTGGGTCCGCGGGCGCGGCAACCGGTTCGGCGGCGGACGCGCGCGCCCGCATCGGCTCCGCTTCGAGTGGCGTGATGAACCCGCGTGCGAGCAGCACGCCGGTATCGGTCGGGCCGGCGACGGGGCGGCCGAGGCCGCTCAAGTCGGCCCGCACGAACGCGCGGCGCTCGTGGGCGGAGCCGGTTTCGTCGCGGGCGCGATCGGGCACCCGCCGGGACCGTTCGAG from the Frigoriglobus tundricola genome contains:
- the pepT gene encoding peptidase T — translated: MSVPTDTLLDRFLRYVRIDTKADEKSSTYPSSPGQLVLGRVLRDELLALGLADAVQNEHGLVFATVPGNVPGAPTIAFNAHIDTNPENSGKDVDPQVIRGYAGGDIVLPKDPSKVIRVSDNPELNGLIGKTIVTTDGTTLLGADDKAGLAVIMDAARTLVANPQIPHGPVRIVFTCDEEIGFGVKHLEPAQIGAVAAYTLDGAGSGEIEDETFSADAATVTITGVNIHPSIGKGRMVNAVRLAAMFIDRLPKRRMSPETTDGRDGFLHPLTIEGGTGQVKVGFLLRDFDTAQLAVQADLLREIGRQVERDYPEAKVQVDVRKQYRNMRDGIAKLPQAITYAAEATRRAGLEPKHKIIRGGTDGSQLTEKGLPTPNLSTGEHNPHSPLEWTCLEEMEAAVRVVVELCQVWAGR
- the nth gene encoding endonuclease III; protein product: MDESLKLPPAHERVGPINARLAPLYPEFEGLNYETPLQLLVAVILSAQCTDARVNQITPALFARFPSARDFAECDIKELERLVKPSGFYKNKAKNIRACCVEIVNRFGGDVPGALDALVTLPGVGRKTANVVLGHAFETPGITVDTHVGRLSRRLGLTRHRDPVKVELALAEIVPRAEWLHFSGRLIMHGRKVCLSRKPRCEACAIADLCPKIGVKGLAAKRKRSKRQVSPQRHKDRTKGHEEEVN